The Gottschalkia purinilytica region GAAGGGAGTTTTAGTTATGCAGAAACCAGTTATTGGATTAGTATCTAGTCTTACGTATTATACATTACCAAATAAAGAACTAGCTGAAAAAGTTTCACTAGATATTGAGTATAGTGAGTGTATTGAAAGTGCTGGAGGAATACCACTAGTAATTCCTATAACAAAAATTAGAGAAGATATAGAAAGACAAGTTGAATTATGTGATGGACTATTATTCACAGGTGGTATGGATATAAATCCAATAACTTATGGAGAAGAAATCTATTATGACCTATGGAAGTATAACTCTTCTCTTGATAAGTTTCAATTAACTTTGGGTGAGATAGCTCTAGAAAAAAACTTACCTATTTTAGGTATATGTAGAGGACTTCAAATTTTAAATGTAGTCAGAGGAGGTACTCTATATCAAGATTTATCTCAAATAAAAAAAGCTACTTTGAAACATATACAGGCATCAAAGCGAAGCGATATAGGCCATAAAGTGACTATAGAAGAAGACAGTATACTATACAGCATATTTGGAAAAGAAACTTATGTAAATACTTTACACCATCAAGTTATAAAAGACATTGGAAGAGGTATAAAGGTAGTCTCAAGATCAAGTGATGGTATTATTGAAGGAATTGAAATACCTGATAGGAAGTTCGTAGTAGCTGTTCAAT contains the following coding sequences:
- a CDS encoding gamma-glutamyl-gamma-aminobutyrate hydrolase family protein, which encodes MQKPVIGLVSSLTYYTLPNKELAEKVSLDIEYSECIESAGGIPLVIPITKIREDIERQVELCDGLLFTGGMDINPITYGEEIYYDLWKYNSSLDKFQLTLGEIALEKNLPILGICRGLQILNVVRGGTLYQDLSQIKKATLKHIQASKRSDIGHKVTIEEDSILYSIFGKETYVNTLHHQVIKDIGRGIKVVSRSSDGIIEGIEIPDRKFVVAVQWHPELLAEYDDKSKALFKLFIDNCK